Genomic DNA from Anabaena sphaerica FACHB-251:
GCACGTAAGGATTCAGGACTAGGAACTGAGATTTTTCCACAGTAAGGGCAAGATTGCCCCTACTTCACTGAGTAAGAAGGCTTATTAGCAGATGTTTAGTAATGAATCTTACCACCACCCCATCTAATACCAACAATTTTTGGTTGAACGAGAATGTGACCTGCGATCGCACTCAAGTCATCATCTGTCAGGTTTCTCATTTCTGTAAAGATATCCGCGCTCTTAATGCTGGGATGTAATTCAGAAATCTCCACTTCACCGTCATAAGTTGTGGGATTTTTCATGTAGTCTACCAACCCTTCAATGTTGTCACGTTTGGGTGTAGCTAAAGCCAAAGCTTCTGGTTCCAGTCCCACGTTTTGGTTAGTTTTGGTTACACCCCCAGCATGACATTGAGCGCAGGTGTCATTAAATAATCTTTTACCTTTTGCCAGTTGTGACAGGCTAATGACAACAGTATCACCCTTGTCATTCAATGGTACGGTTCTGACAGTTTCACTCAGTTCCACCGCTGTTGCACTACCAATGAATAGCTGAAACGTCAGCAAAACAGTAGCAACAACAACGCCAATCAGTCTTCTAAACATATTTCCCCTTCAAGTTTGTAATGCTCAACACAGCTAAGACACCAATAGTTCCAAAAAGCATAGATATTTATCTGATGCTAAAAGTTTGCCGGGTATAACGCCGACTGGGAGAACTACAACGCCCCTGATCCTGCGGCTAAAAGCTATCAGGATTACTGTAAGTAAAATATTCTCGCTATCATTAACATCAGCATGAATCAGTTTACCATTAGCTGCTCTTCACAGCTGCTGACTCTGAGTTTGTCCATAACTGGCAATGGGATCAGCACTAGCTATGAGAATTGAGACATTTGAAATTTTGATACAAAACTTTATAAATATTTTACAAATTGAAAAGTTAACCTTTTCCACCTGTAAAAGTTACACCTTGAATAAAATAGCGGTTGAAAAAAGCGTAAATTCCCAAAGCTGGGAGAGTGAAGACCATAGAAGCAGCCATGATGTAATTCCAATAGCTGATATATTGACCTTTAAAACTGTTCAAACCTAGAGGTAGGGTAAACATCTCCGGGTCAAATAAGATAACCAAAGGTAGTATAAAATTATTCCAACTACCCATAAATACAAAAACTGCCTGTGCTGCTAGTGCTGGTTTAGCTAGGGGTAAAACAACATCTCGGAAAATCTCCCAGGTGTTAAAACCATCTAATTGGGCTGCTTCTTCTAATTCTTTGGGAAAATTGACGAAAAACTGCCGCATCATAAAGATAAAGGTGGCGTTTACCATGCTGGGTACAATCATCCCTTGATAGGAATTTAGCCAACCAATGGCTTTTAAAATCAAAAATGTGGGAATTAAGGTAATTTGTGCGGGTACTGCCAGTACAGCTAAAATCAGGAAAAACCAAAAACGTTTACCCACAAAGCGCAGTCTAGCTAAGGCATAACCAGCCATTGAATTGAGAAGTAGGTTTAAAAGCGTGGTGGTGAGAGCGATCGCGATACTGTTGAATAACCAACGGAAAAATAGCGGTTCTTGGAAAAAGATTTGTTTGTAGTTATCGAGAGTAAAATTTTGGGG
This window encodes:
- the psbV gene encoding photosystem II cytochrome c-550, with the protein product MFRRLIGVVVATVLLTFQLFIGSATAVELSETVRTVPLNDKGDTVVISLSQLAKGKRLFNDTCAQCHAGGVTKTNQNVGLEPEALALATPKRDNIEGLVDYMKNPTTYDGEVEISELHPSIKSADIFTEMRNLTDDDLSAIAGHILVQPKIVGIRWGGGKIHY
- a CDS encoding carbohydrate ABC transporter permease is translated as MTHISRFPYLKVLLYLFLTIYAIITLIPFLWALSASFKPLSEIINGEPNFIPQNFTLDNYKQIFFQEPLFFRWLFNSIAIALTTTLLNLLLNSMAGYALARLRFVGKRFWFFLILAVLAVPAQITLIPTFLILKAIGWLNSYQGMIVPSMVNATFIFMMRQFFVNFPKELEEAAQLDGFNTWEIFRDVVLPLAKPALAAQAVFVFMGSWNNFILPLVILFDPEMFTLPLGLNSFKGQYISYWNYIMAASMVFTLPALGIYAFFNRYFIQGVTFTGGKG